Proteins encoded in a region of the Rutidosis leptorrhynchoides isolate AG116_Rl617_1_P2 chromosome 9, CSIRO_AGI_Rlap_v1, whole genome shotgun sequence genome:
- the LOC139867366 gene encoding LRR receptor-like serine/threonine-protein kinase RPK2 has protein sequence MVLFMCRAINDAYSPKPVPKEVTVFKSIGGPLTFENVLLATGNFNAKNCIGNGGFGATYKAEISPGLFVAIKRLSVGRFQGVQQFEAEIKTLGRLKHRNLVTLIGYHASKTEMFLIYNYLPGGNLEMFIQERSKRAVEWRALHKIALDVARALKHLHGQCVPRVLHRDVKPSNILLDDDLNAYLSDFGLARLLGPTETHATTGVAGTFGYVAPEYAMTCRVCDKSDVYSYGVVLLELISDKKALDPSFESYGNGFNIVAWASMLLSQDRAKDVFTTGLWDSGPQYALMEVLELALVCTGESMSTRPTMKQVVKRLRQIQLPLHKKSEI, from the coding sequence ATGGTTCTTTTCATGTGTAGGGCCATAAATGATGCTTACAGCCCAAAGCCGGTTCCTAAAGAAGTCACGGTTTTCAAAAGCATCGGTGGCCCGTTAACATTCGAAAATGTGCTTCTGGCAACTGGTAACTTCAATGCTAAAAACTGTATTGGAAATGGAGGGTTTGGAGCTACTTACAAAGCTGAGATCTCACCGGGCCTTTTTGTAGCGATTAAACGATTATCCGTTGGACGGTTTCAAGGGGTACAACAGTTCGAAGCAGAGATCAAAACATTAGGTCGGCTTAAACATCGAAATCTAGTGACCTTAATCGGGTATCATGCGAGTAAAACAGAAATGTTTTTGATTTACAATTATTTACCCGGTGGAAACTTGGAAATGTTTATTCAAGAAAGATCTAAACGGGCCGTTGAGTGGAGAGCGCTTCATAAAATCGCGCTAGATGTAGCGCGTGCGCTTAAACATCTACATGGCCAATGTGTGCCACGTGTACTTCATCGTGATGTGAAACCGAGTAATATTTTACTTGATGATGATTTAAATGCTTATTTATCTGATTTCGGGTTGGCCCGTCTATTGGGTCCCACTGAGACTCATGCAACCACAGGGGTAGCAGGAACGTTTGGTTACGTGGCACCAGAGTATGCAATGACGTGTCGAGTTTGTGATAAATCTGATGTTTATAGTTACGGAGTGGTGTTATTGGAGTTGATATCGGACAAGAAAGCATTGGACCCGTCTTTTGAATCGTATGGAAATGGGTTCAACATTGTGGCGTGGGCTAGTATGTTGCTTAGTCAGGATCGGGCTAAGGACGTTTTTACGACCGGGCTATGGGATTCGGGCCCGCAATACGCTTTGATGGAGGTGTTGGAGTTGGCATTGGTTTGTACTGGGGAATCTATGTCTACACGACCAACGATGAAACAAGTTGTTAAAAGATTAAGACAGATTCAACTACCATTACATAAAAAGTCTGAAATTTGA